The nucleotide window TAGGTTTCATTAGAATTCCCATGCAGTGATAGAACTTGTCAGAATGCTCTTGGGACAGTTTGCCATCCAATTTATTTATTTCTGACTAGCAACCATCAAAATTTATGGCTCCCACATTCTTTCTAGCTGCAAGTAATCTGAATATTTTGCCAGGTCTTGTTACATTTCTTCCCATTCTTTTTTAGAAAAATATGGTTTGCTGGCTGACTTAACCAAACTACATTGACAACCCTTTCTCTCCCTATTGCTTTTGCTAGTTGATATTAAATCCCTAGTTGACACAGGTGTAATTAAGTTCTGTATGAAATGTGCATAGAAAGGTTCAGTAATCCCCGTGAAACTGATTAATCTTTAACCAATTTCATCACTATCGGGATGGACATTATGTGGCAACTATGTGTACGCTATCCGTTGACCTTAGTTGTTATATTGTACTCCCtccataaagaaatataagagcggtTTAGATcacttatatttctttacagagagAGTCCAATTTTTGTTTTTAAAAAAATCCTCTGTTATTGTACCATATTGCTCTGTTGTACTGAACTGTTATACAGTGTTGTGTTTTTGCTCTAAACTTCTTTCTCTAGGTACAACTTGTGTTTGCCCGCCTTTTATGTTTATTCTTCTGTCCCATGCATATCTGTGTAATCTGTGCACATCTTCATTTTGGTTCACCACTTCAATTCTGCAGGTATCTGGCCAAGATTTTAGTACCTGAAGGTTCAAAGGATGTTCAGGTTGGACAACCCATTTATGTCACGGTATAGCTCCATGCTTAGTTGATATTTCGTATTATTTCATTGGCCACTGAATTTTGAAGTCAGCAGTACTTACTTTTGCCATGCCCATTTGAAGGTCGAAGAATCCGATGATATTGAAAAGATACCTGCTGATACCTCCTTTGGAGGTGACCATAAGGAGGATGAGTCAAGTGGAAGTGCAGCACAAACTGTCGAAGTTGATGCAGCTGAACAAAGCCCAGTAATGAGCCGCATCAGCCCTGCAGCTAAGATGCTGATCAAAGAACATGGTCTTAATGCCTCTTTGCTGAAGGCATCAGGTCCCCGTGGCACCCTTCTGAAAGGTGATGTTTTGGCTGCGTTGAAGTCAGGCACTGCTTTAAGTTCAGCCAAAGAAAAGACAGCTCCAGCTGCACCTTCGCCCCAACCAGCTCGTGATTCCCAAGTTCACTCTCAGACAACTTCACCAAAGAGCGACACATTTGAAGATATAACGAATACTCAGATACGCAAGGTACTGTGTTTGGCTACCTATTTTATTTTATTGCATCAGCAAACACTTCTATGGAAGACTTAATTCAGATTTGTATTCGCTACACATCACATCCTGTAAAAGAAGGATCACCATTCTATCTGAAAATTAACTTTATTTCAAAATAAAATTTAAATTGTAATGCCAAAATTTGACAGGCCTTTTGATTTTTGTATCTTGTTGGGAGCAACCACATATTGGTTAACAACGAAGTTGGCTTCTCAACTCCCACATCTAGGCCCTGTTTGTTGATAGTCTTTGCTTCCTCTCAAGAAGCCTGCAAGCTGATGCAAAGTGTTTCAGCTTCTCATTAAATAAAAAACATCCCTATGAAGGTATTGAAGCAACAGAATCTGCAACTCTTTTTTTTGGGGGCATGAGCTTCTAGTGCTGTTACTCTGAAGAGTGAAAATGAAGGTACCTTTTAGTTGGAATTGGTGCCTGCAACTTCCCTGAGGCATTTTTCCTGACAACTAAAATAGCTTTCATCTGAGGGCAGTGACACAAAACAATGGGGTGCAGGAGAAGGAAGTTTTTATGCTGGGATGGAAATTAGAGGTGTAAATAAGTGCCAATACAAATGATCCTTCTCTTTAATTGCTACGTATCTTGTTATTGATAACATTACTCCCTCCAGTCCATATTAATTGTCGCTGGTTTAGTAAAACTAGTTGTACCAAACCAGCGGCAATTAAATGAATAGGAGGGAATACATCTTTTTTCAAAATAAAAAACCAATATGCCTTTCTTGCAGATTAAATTGGTCAATTTTTTTCTCACAATGTCAAAATACATTTATGTAGGTGATTGCAAAAAGGTTGCTTGAATCCAAACAGACTACTCCACATTTGTACCTATCCAAAGGTTTGTATTCATTCTATGTACCTTTTGTAATCTTAATAGCTTTGTTGACATGATTGTATGTGTGATATCGTTGCCAGATGTTATACTGGATCCCTTACTCGCATTCAGGAATGAACTCAAAGGTGTGTATTTTCATCTTTTTCGATGTTCCATTAATTTGGTAACCAGAGTAACCCCTTTTCCCTTGTGCATTCTAATATTGCAGAGCAACACGGTGTTAAAGTTTCAGTAAATGATATTGTCATAAAAGCTGTGGCACTTGCCTTAAGGAACGTCCCTGAAGCAAATGGTAATGCTGCAACATTTCTTTTTTAAGATGTGCTGCAACATTTTTCGCCAATATATAAAATTAAGTTATTCTTTATTTTATGAAAGACAACCGGATTTTGTTGTAAATCAGATATATCAGGTGCAAACCTTCTTGGTGTAGACATTTCGTTACTCAAAAAACAGTGTCAGTGTGGTGTCCCTAGGGACAGTGGTAGAATCCTATGATAAAACTCCTTGAACACAAACACGATTCATTTCCATATTGATCAGAAGGTACATGAAAAAAAAATATCATTTTAACTTAGGTCAGTTTCAACAATGATATTGCATCGTAGTTTGTGTTTCTTGAAGTTCGTGCTTCGACTGATTATTTAAATGTTCAGTCACATATTCTGGGTATGtctagtactccctctgtaaactaatataagagcgtttagatcactactttagtattctataaacgctcttatattagtttacggagggggTACTTTGTTAGCCTCTATTATGTAAATCTCATGTTTTATCATTAATTGCCAGCTTACTGGGACAATTCGAAGGAAGAAGCCCAGAAGTGTGATTCAGTGGATATATCTATTGCTGTTGCTACAGAGAAGGTATGGCAGCATTGTAAACATAAGTTTTTGTTATCATATGTTGGACACTTGGACTTCTTTAATGACAGTCTTTGCTGTTCTAGGGCCTGATGACTCCTATAATAAGAAACGCGGATCAAAAGACTATATCAGCAATATCTTCAGAGGTATGACAAGCTTCTAAGTTTAAGCAGATTCTTCAGCAGCATGTTTTTGTGTCCAAAGTTGTTTGCATGCAGTTCTTATTGTGAACCAGAATCAAGCTTGCATGTGGAAGCACGGAAAATACAAAATTCTTACATAATTGTAGACTATTTTCAGTGTTCCAGTAGATATGGAAGATTTATGGTTTCCCCCTTATTAACTATTGTAGGTCAAACAGCTAGCCGAAAAGGCACGTGCTGGGAAGCTTGCTCCTAATGAGTTCCAGGGGGGTACTTTCAGGCAAGTGACCTGTTCATGTTTGACACTGCAAGTTAATGCTGTCAAACTGTATGATATTCCACATTTGACATCTTTACCTCTGCATGGTTATGCAGTATCTCAAATCTAGGAATGTATCCGGTGGACCACTTCTGTGCTATCATTAATCCTCCACAGGTTCCTCCTTGTCCCTTGTCCTGTCATAAGGAGGTCCTTTGAGTTTGTACCGATAATCGTGTTTCATATCTTTCTGCCAGGCTGGCATTCTCGCTGTTGGTCGGGGTAACAAGGTTGTGGTGCCTGTGATGGACAATGACGGTATATTTTCTTGAATATGTGACGCCCTGCTCAAAATAGTTGCATTCATATTTAAACTCATGTTGCTTTGTCCAGGAACAGAGAAGGCTGCTGTAGTAACAAAGATGATGCTGACACTGTCTGCTGATCATCGTATATTTGATGGGCAAGTAGGAGGTATTGATCGTCTTAGCCCTGTAATTTCACCTGTCTGCTCTCGTGTCATTTACATTCTTCCTTGTATGTCACATTGTGGAACAGGCAAGTTTTTCACGGAGCTGGCATTGAACTTCAGCGACATCAGGAGGCTGCTTTTGTAAATGAAAGGTGCTGTGTTATCGTGTTTCCAAGAATTCTTTGGAGAAGGTGGCCCAAGAAAAGACACTAGGTGCAAATTTAGTTTCAGTTGCTTGATCACCAGCGCATAAGAAGTAACCAGTTTTGTAAATTAATAAGAGAGTTGGCAACTCCACGGCGTTTTTTCCTCCTTAATTTGGGAGCTGATCCCCGAGAAGTTACGGCCATTTCATGTTTGATGTGGTTACACAAACATCAACTATTGAGGCTGAGGTTTGTTGCCACGTTTCCTGAGGATTTCTGTCAACATAAGACGTTTTTGCCCATGACTTAGATACATGGCTTGATGACAGTAATAAGTAATGATTCCTTCTACAATATTGATATGCATACTTCTGAGCATCTCAGATTGTTTGTCAGTTTCCCCAGTTGTGTTTATGTCATACTCCCTCTGTGTGATAAAattggatgtatctagcactaaaatatgtctagatacatctatttctTTGACGAGTATTTTGggaccggagggagtatcttGCATATATCCTAAGATGCAATATACTGTGGAGATAGATGTTGGGTTGATGGCTACATCTGCATGGATTTCATGTTGATCTCCAAGGGCAGGCCGAATGACCATGACAAGAAAAGGCAAAGGGATGATTTTACCCATTATAGCAGAATTGATCGGGTCTGCGGCGGCAACTTCTACATATTGCCGCACATCTCTCTGATTTGTTGGGAACATATTTCGAAAGTACATCACATGACAAAAAGGATTATAAACAGAAAGAACGAAAAAAAGGAGAGGAAGGAGATAACAGCGATAGGACTGAGAACATATTTCGAAAGTACATCACATGACAAAAAGGATTATAAACAGAAAGAACGAAAAAAAGGAGAGGAAGGAGATAACAGCGATAGGACTGAGAACATATTTCGAAAGTACATCACATGACAAAAAGGATTAGGGTCTGCGGCGGCAACTTCTACATATTGCCGCACATCTCTCTGATTTGTTGGGAACATATTTCGAAAGTACATCACATGACAAAAAGGATTATAAACAGAAAGAACGAAAAAAAGGAGAGGAAGGAGATAACAGCGATAGGACTGAGAACATATTTCGAAAGTACATCACATGACAAAAAGGATTATAAACAGAAAGAACGAAAAAAAGGAGAGGAAGGAGATAACAGCGATAGGACTGAGAACaaataattaaaaaaatattTCCGACCTGCCGGATTCGAACCAGCGACCTAAGGATTGATCTGCAACACTACAGTCCTCCGCTCTACCAACTGAGCTAAGGTCGGTCTGTGTCTCTGAATTAATGAAATTGTATAATTCACCTGTAGTCGGGGCACAACAAGCCAATGCATAGAGCCTTAGAAAACTTCTTATAAGTCATCCTACGCATGTTGTCGTTAAGATGCAATATATTTTCTCCTAAAAAACGATGCACTATATTTTGGCAAGCTGGGGGTAAAGCACATAGCGGGTAGCCATAGTAATAATCAAGTTGTTATTGGTGTCCGTGTCACTCCAAGGGGTGCGGGCATCAGTGCATCACCATCCCCGACCTCCCCTCCCCTCATCACTCCCCTTGCCACCACCGGAAGAAACCGCCAGAAACCACCCGCTCACGGACGATGGAGACAGGGCTTCTCTCCTCGCGAGATGTTGGCGCCATGTCCTTGGACACACATCTTGGCTTCAGGGGTGGCTAGCCGAGGTGACTTAAGGAGGCGATGTTCGAGGTGGCAGTTATGGTGGCCCCACCAGCTCCGCTCTTGGGTGGCGTCGGCTGCCGCACTAGATAGAGGGGCGATGGTGCGAGGCAATATTGCAGCTGCTGCCTTCCTAGTCGTTCGAGGTTGGATGTCGaccgtgaaggaaatatgccctagaggcaataataaagttattatttatttccttatatcatgataaatgtttattattcatgctagaattgtattaaccggaaacttagtacatgtgtgaatacatagacaaacagagtatcactaatatgcctctacttgactagctcgttgaatcaaagatggttaagtttcctagccatagacatgagttgtcatttgattaacgggatcacatcattagagaatgatgtgattgacttgacccatttcgttagcttagcatttgatcgtttagtatattactattgctttcttcatgacttatacatgttcctctgactatgagattatgcaactcccgaataccggaggaacactttgtgtgctatcaaatgtcacaacgtaactgggtgattataaaggtgctctacaggtgtctccgatggtacttgttgagttggcatagatcgagattaggatttgtcactccgattgtcggagaggtatctctgggccctctcggtaatgtacatcactataagccttgcaagcaatgtagttaatgagttagttacgtgatgtagcattacggaacgagtaaagagacttgccggtaacgagattgaactaggtattgagataccgatgatcgaatctcgggcaagtaacataccgatgacaaagggaacaacgtatatcgttatgcggtttgaccgataaagatcttcgtagaatatgtaggaaccaatatgagcatccaggttccgctattggttattgaccggagacatgtctcgttcatgtctacatagttctcgaacccgtagggtccgcacacttaacgttcggtgacgagcgatattacgagtttatgtgttttgatgtaccgaaggtagttcgaagtcccggatttgatcacggacacgatgaggagtcttgaaatggtcgagacataaagatcgaaatattggaagcctatgtttggacatcggaatggttccggatgagttcgggcattttccggagtaccgggaggttaccggaaccccccagggagtatatgggccttattgggccttagtgtaaaagaggagagagaaggaAAAGGTGGCAGACGcacccccctagcccaatccaaattgggagggggctgcccccctttcctttctcctctcctccccttccttctctcctactcctactacatggaaggggggaatcctactcccggtgggggtaggactcccctagggcgcgccatagagagggccggcccctcccctcctccactcctttatatacgggggagggggcaccccatagacacacaagttgatcattgatcttttagccgtgtgttgtgcccccctccaccataatccacctcgataatatcgtagcggtgcttaggcgaagccctgttccggtagcaacatcatcaccgtcatcatgccgtcgtgctgacggaactctccctcgaagctctactggatcgtgagttcgcgggacgtcactgagccgaacgtgtgcagatcgcggaggtgtcgtaccttcggtgctggatcggtcgatcgtgaagacgtacgactacatcaactgcgttgtcataacacttctgcttacggtctacgagggtacgcagacgatactctcccctctcgttgctatgcatcaccatgatcttgcgtgtgcgtaggaatttttttgaaattactgcgttccccaacagtggcatccaagccaggtttatgcgtagatgttatatgcacgagtagaacacaaaggagttgtgggcgtgggtatatacatattgcttgccatcactattTGATTCTTGATttagcggcattgttggatgaagcggcccagaccgacattacgcgtacacttacacgagactggttctaccgacgtgcttcgcacacaggtggctagtgggtgtctgtttctccaactttagttgaatcggattcaatgaacaaggttctttctgaagatcaaaaagcaatcactataccgcgttgtggtttttgatgcaatcactataccgcattgtggtttttgatgcgcaggtaagaacggttcttgctcagcccgtagcagccacgtaaaacttgcaacaacaaagtagaggacgtctaacttgtttttgtagggcatgttgtgatgtgatatgttcaagatgtgatgagatataaattgttgtatgagattatcatgttttgttgaagttatcggcaactggcagaagccttatggttgtctctttattgcataagatgcaagcgccaaataaattgctttactttatcgctatgcgataacaatagttgcaagagcaatagttggcaagacgaccatgtgaagacacgttgatagagatcatggtgtcatgccggtgacgatagagatcatcatggtactttggagatggagatcaaaggaacaagatgatcatggccatatcatgtcacatattttgattgcatgtgatgtttatcctttatgcatcttattttgcttagttcggcggtagcattataagatgatctctcactaaatttcaaggtataagtgttctccctgagtacgCACCGTTTCTatagttcatcgtgccgagacaccacgtgatgatcgggtgtgataagcactacgttcatatacaacgggtgcaagccagttttgcacacgtagaatactcgggttaaacttgacgagcctagcatatgcagatatggcctcgcaacactgagaccgaaaggtcgaacatgaatcacatagtagatatgatcaacatagagatgttcaccattgaaaactactccatctcacgtgatgatcggacatggtttagttgttatggatcacgtgatcacttagatgattagagggatgtctatctaagtgggagttctttagtaatttgattaattgaactttaatttatcatgaacttagtcttgatagtatttgcataactatgttgtagatcaatagctcgcgatgtagctccccgtctttttttgatatgttcctagagaaaaactatgttgaaagatgatagtagcaatgatgcggactaggtccgtgatccgaggattatcctcattgctgcatagaagaattatgtccttgatgcaccgctaggtgacagacctattgcaggagaagatgcatatgttatgaacgtttgacaagctcggtatgatgactacttgatagtttagtgcaccatgctttacggcttagaaccgggacttcaaaatttttgaacgccatggagcatataagatgttccatgagttgaaattggtatttcatactcatgcccgtgtcaagaggtatgagacctctgacagtacttttcctacaagatggaggagaatagctcaaccagtgagcatgtgctcagattgtctgggtactacaattgcttgaatcaagtgggagttaatcttccagatgagatagtaattgacaaagttctctagtcactatcaccaagttactagaacttcgtgatgaactgtaatatgcaagggataacgaaaacaattcccaagctcttcgtgatgctaaaatcagcgaaggtagaaatcaagaaaagcatcaagtgttgatggttaacaagaccactagtttgaagaaaagggcaaagggatagaaagggaacttcaagaagaatgataAACAAGTTTTCACTCctgtgaagaagcccaaagctagacccaagcttgaaactgagtgcttctactgcaaaggaaatggtcactggaagtggagctgccctagatacttggcggataagaagggtGGCATAGTGAACAAAgctatattggatatacatgttattgatgtgtactttactagtgtttatagcaacccctcggtatgtgatactggtttagttgctaagagtactaactcgaaacgggagttgcaaaataaacagagactagttaggggcgaggtgatgatgtgtgttggaagtgattccaaggttgataagatcaccatcacacactccctttaccttcgggattagtgttgaacctaaaataaatgttatttggtgtttgtgttgagcatgaatatgattggatcatgtttattgcaatacggctattcatttaagtcaaagaataattcttgttctatttacatgaataaaaccttctatggtcatacgctcaatataaatggtttattgaatcttgatcgtagtgatacacatattcataatattgaagccaaaagatgcaaagttaataatgatagtgcaacttatttgtggcactgccgtttaggtcatattagtgtaaaccgcatgaagaaactccatgttgatggtttttggaatcacttgattatgaatcactt belongs to Triticum urartu cultivar G1812 chromosome 7, Tu2.1, whole genome shotgun sequence and includes:
- the LOC125518934 gene encoding dihydrolipoyllysine-residue acetyltransferase component 1 of pyruvate dehydrogenase complex, mitochondrial isoform X2; the encoded protein is MLLRTRRCLPAALSRAAVHPRVSPALPSPGAPRQHGPVAVANQGSALEPRSGPIDWVRSSTMARANPATLFPASTGGHYRIGMQARWFSSAGLPPHMVIGMPALSPTMNQGNITKWRKQEGDKIEVGDVICEIETDKATLEFETLEEGYLAKILVPEGSKDVQVGQPIYVTVEESDDIEKIPADTSFGGDHKEDESSGSAAQTVEVDAAEQSPVMSRISPAAKMLIKEHGLNASLLKASGPRGTLLKGDVLAALKSGTALSSAKEKTAPAAPSPQPARDSQVHSQTTSPKSDTFEDITNTQIRKVIAKRLLESKQTTPHLYLSKDVILDPLLAFRNELKEQHGVKVSVNDIVIKAVALALRNVPEANAYWDNSKEEAQKCDSVDISIAVATEKGLMTPIIRNADQKTISAISSEVKQLAEKARAGKLAPNEFQGGTFSISNLGMYPVDHFCAIINPPQAGILAVGRGNKVVVPVMDNDEKAAVVTKMMLTLSADHRIFDGQVGGKFFTELALNFSDIRRLLL
- the LOC125518934 gene encoding dihydrolipoyllysine-residue acetyltransferase component 1 of pyruvate dehydrogenase complex, mitochondrial isoform X1, translating into MLLRTRRCLPAALSRAAVHPRVSPALPSPGAPRQHGPVAVANQGSALEPRSGPIDWVRSSTMARANPATLFPASTGGHYRIGMQARWFSSAGLPPHMVIGMPALSPTMNQGNITKWRKQEGDKIEVGDVICEIETDKATLEFETLEEGYLAKILVPEGSKDVQVGQPIYVTVEESDDIEKIPADTSFGGDHKEDESSGSAAQTVEVDAAEQSPVMSRISPAAKMLIKEHGLNASLLKASGPRGTLLKGDVLAALKSGTALSSAKEKTAPAAPSPQPARDSQVHSQTTSPKSDTFEDITNTQIRKVIAKRLLESKQTTPHLYLSKDVILDPLLAFRNELKEQHGVKVSVNDIVIKAVALALRNVPEANAYWDNSKEEAQKCDSVDISIAVATEKGLMTPIIRNADQKTISAISSEVKQLAEKARAGKLAPNEFQGGTFSISNLGMYPVDHFCAIINPPQAGILAVGRGNKVVVPVMDNDGTEKAAVVTKMMLTLSADHRIFDGQVGGKFFTELALNFSDIRRLLL